Proteins from a genomic interval of Pseudomonas versuta:
- a CDS encoding OmpA family protein: MRALTQRYLQFFSVALLLATLTLTGCQTAPPKGLTPAQIAVLKQQGFELTDEGWAFGLSGKVLFGSDLEVLNPQSQEIVERIGTALLAADIQRVRVDGHTDSSGKESYNEQLSVRRANSVVKALTKVGMRPENIQVRGLGSRVPVASNNTRTGRTENRRVAIVVIAE; the protein is encoded by the coding sequence ATGCGTGCATTGACCCAGCGTTACCTGCAGTTCTTTAGCGTTGCCTTGTTGTTGGCAACATTGACATTGACCGGCTGCCAGACCGCCCCGCCCAAAGGTCTGACCCCGGCGCAGATAGCGGTACTCAAACAACAGGGCTTTGAACTGACCGATGAAGGGTGGGCGTTTGGTTTGTCAGGCAAAGTACTGTTTGGCAGCGACCTGGAAGTGCTCAACCCGCAAAGTCAGGAAATCGTGGAGCGCATCGGTACTGCCTTGCTCGCTGCGGACATCCAGCGCGTACGGGTTGACGGTCATACCGACTCATCCGGCAAGGAGTCCTACAACGAACAACTTTCCGTGCGCCGTGCCAACAGCGTGGTCAAAGCGCTGACCAAAGTCGGCATGCGGCCTGAGAATATTCAGGTCCGCGGGCTGGGTAGTCGCGTGCCGGTAGCGTCCAACAACACTCGTACCGGGCGCACTGAAAACCGGCGGGTTGCGATTGTGGTGATTGCCGAGTAG
- a CDS encoding diguanylate cyclase domain-containing protein: MTPSKAPENRRSLRSVLRRGHLGVALVAVTLASASMTLLGVLALKVYADHNLHLIARAINYTVEAAVVFDDRVAATEALDLIASTEAVAEAQVYTADGELLAHWQRPETGVLATVEMLLADSLLQQPISVPVEHQGREVGVVILSGHGANMLRFLLSGLLGVLLCTALSAWSALYLSRRLLGGITGPLQQLAEVAHAARSERAFDRRVPPAHIAELDNLGNDFNALLDELESWQSHLQNENQTLAHQASHDSLTDLPNRAYFAARLARTLRSLNKPVDKVAVLFLDSDRFKDINDTYGHAAGDAVLVAVATRIRAQLREDDVVARLGGDEFAILLTPLHRIEDAQRIADKIIASMHEPIRLPDQSHVVTSLSIGIAVYPEHGATPDTLLCAADSAMYQAKRLARGGQHVAELESPAAQI, translated from the coding sequence ATGACTCCCTCCAAAGCGCCTGAAAACCGGCGCAGCTTGCGCTCGGTACTGCGGCGCGGCCATTTGGGCGTGGCCTTGGTGGCCGTCACGCTGGCCAGTGCCTCCATGACCCTGCTGGGGGTGCTGGCGCTCAAGGTCTACGCCGATCACAACCTGCACTTGATCGCACGCGCTATCAACTACACGGTGGAAGCCGCTGTGGTGTTTGATGACCGTGTGGCGGCAACCGAAGCGCTGGACCTGATCGCCTCCACTGAAGCGGTCGCCGAGGCGCAGGTCTACACCGCCGACGGGGAATTGCTCGCACACTGGCAGCGTCCGGAAACCGGCGTGCTGGCGACAGTTGAAATGTTACTGGCCGACAGTTTGCTGCAACAGCCGATAAGTGTGCCGGTTGAGCATCAGGGCCGAGAAGTGGGGGTGGTGATACTCAGTGGGCACGGCGCCAATATGTTGCGCTTTTTGCTCAGCGGGTTGCTCGGGGTTTTGCTGTGTACCGCGCTCAGTGCCTGGAGTGCCCTGTACCTTTCACGGCGTCTGCTCGGCGGCATTACCGGGCCCTTGCAGCAGTTGGCCGAAGTGGCCCACGCCGCGCGCAGCGAGCGGGCGTTTGACCGTCGCGTGCCGCCTGCGCATATCGCCGAACTGGACAACCTGGGCAACGACTTCAATGCCTTGCTTGATGAGTTGGAGTCATGGCAGAGCCATTTGCAAAATGAAAACCAGACACTGGCGCACCAGGCCAGCCACGACTCGCTGACCGACCTGCCCAACCGTGCCTATTTTGCAGCGCGGCTGGCGCGGACCTTGCGCTCGCTGAACAAGCCTGTGGACAAGGTCGCCGTGCTGTTTCTCGACAGTGACCGGTTCAAGGACATTAATGACACCTATGGCCATGCCGCAGGTGATGCGGTGCTGGTCGCAGTGGCGACACGGATTCGTGCCCAGTTGCGTGAAGACGATGTAGTGGCGCGTCTGGGCGGCGACGAATTCGCCATATTGCTGACCCCGCTGCACAGAATCGAAGATGCACAACGCATCGCGGACAAAATCATCGCCAGCATGCATGAGCCGATCCGGTTACCGGATCAAAGCCATGTCGTGACTTCGCTCAGTATTGGCATCGCCGTTTACCCCGAACATGGCGCAACGCCGGACACGCTGCTCTGTGCAGCGGATTCGGCGATGTACCAGGCCAAACGCCTCGCCCGAGGCGGGCAACACGTTGCGGAGTTGGAGTCCCCCGCAGCCCAGATATAA
- a CDS encoding YfiR family protein yields MDVAVSSPEQRTGWRLRQLSLCLLLLSAPCLAQPQVPVNLADQRARAVTQVVLGILSYARWPTEPAQLQLCVVGPTEYTDDLLKGATQSSGRPVQVRRVLASDPAIARECNAVYLGKLSTTERSDVFDSLNGHAILSISEYGNQCTVGSLFCLRVTDDQVSFEVNLDSVARSGVRIHPNVLQLSRRRAAQP; encoded by the coding sequence ATGGACGTGGCTGTCTCATCGCCTGAGCAGCGCACTGGGTGGCGGCTACGGCAGCTATCACTTTGCCTGTTACTGTTGAGCGCTCCCTGCCTGGCCCAACCGCAAGTGCCTGTCAACCTGGCTGATCAGCGTGCCAGGGCCGTGACCCAAGTGGTCCTGGGCATCCTCAGCTATGCACGCTGGCCCACCGAACCGGCTCAATTGCAGTTATGCGTGGTTGGCCCCACTGAATACACCGATGACCTGCTTAAAGGCGCTACTCAGTCCAGTGGCAGGCCGGTGCAAGTGCGTCGTGTACTGGCGAGTGATCCTGCAATTGCCCGCGAGTGCAACGCGGTGTATCTGGGCAAGCTAAGTACGACAGAACGTAGTGATGTGTTCGACTCCCTGAACGGACACGCCATCCTGAGCATCAGCGAATACGGTAATCAATGCACCGTCGGCAGTCTGTTTTGCCTGCGAGTTACCGATGACCAGGTGTCGTTTGAAGTTAATCTCGATTCTGTCGCCCGCAGCGGTGTGCGCATCCACCCCAATGTATTGCAACTGTCCCGCCGCCGGGCGGCTCAGCCATGA
- the recD gene encoding exodeoxyribonuclease V subunit alpha, translating into MSRSFAELLPTPLTAESLARLQPLRRAEDLLVLLERWVERGWLRALDKAFVAFLYERDPQSDPLVLLAAALTSHQLGHGHVCLDLFETLKEPDFALSLPPEGDVQTGAMLLPSQLLEALDGDAWCKALQASPLVEHAGQSLADAASRPLVLSDRRLYLRRYWAYERRIDNALRQRLAAPQATADDLPARLDSLFGSPTANAPIDWQKLACALATRGAFSIVTGGPGTGKTTTVVRLLALLQAPAVEAGTPLRIRLAAPTGKAAARLTESISLQVKSLEVDDKVRQKIPSDVTTVHRLLGSRPGTRHFRHHAANRLPLDVLVVDEASMIDLEMMANLLDALPAHARLVLLGDKDQLASVEAGAVLGDLCRDAEAGWYSPQTREWLEHVSGESLAASDLQQDLDGSHPLAQQVVMLRHSRRFGEGSGIGRLSRLVNRQQSDEARALLAAGTHDDLFALPLKDEQDRAFERLALEGHGAQAKGYRHYLDVLREQRPAAGMGLEDPGWAAWAGKVLEAFEAFQVLCAVRKGPWGVEGLNQRITRALFARKLIDSDQHWYEGRPVLMTRNDYGLGLMNGDIGIALKLPERDGQSSRPVLRVAFARNDGQGGIRFVLPSRLNDVETVYAMTVHKSQGSEFSHTALVLPQALNPVLTKELIYTGITRAKHWFSLVEPRAGVFEEAVQRKVKRLSGLMLGLA; encoded by the coding sequence ATGAGTCGTTCATTTGCCGAGCTGTTACCCACGCCGTTGACTGCCGAAAGCCTTGCCCGGTTGCAGCCTTTGCGCCGGGCAGAGGACTTGCTGGTACTGCTGGAGCGCTGGGTGGAGCGTGGCTGGCTACGCGCGCTGGATAAAGCGTTCGTCGCATTCTTGTATGAACGCGACCCCCAAAGCGATCCATTGGTACTGCTGGCGGCGGCACTGACCAGCCACCAGCTGGGTCACGGGCACGTGTGTCTGGATCTGTTTGAAACCCTCAAAGAGCCCGATTTCGCGTTGTCCTTGCCACCTGAAGGCGATGTACAAACCGGTGCCATGTTGCTGCCCTCGCAATTGCTCGAGGCGCTGGATGGCGATGCATGGTGCAAGGCCTTGCAGGCCAGCCCGCTGGTCGAGCATGCCGGGCAGTCGTTGGCCGATGCCGCAAGTCGGCCATTGGTGCTGAGTGACCGGCGTCTGTATTTGCGCCGCTACTGGGCTTATGAGCGTCGGATCGACAATGCATTGCGCCAGCGCCTGGCAGCCCCGCAAGCAACCGCAGATGATTTGCCGGCGCGCCTCGACAGCCTGTTCGGCAGCCCGACTGCGAATGCGCCCATTGACTGGCAGAAGCTGGCCTGTGCCCTGGCCACTCGAGGTGCGTTCAGCATCGTCACCGGCGGTCCCGGCACGGGCAAAACCACCACCGTGGTGCGCTTGCTGGCGTTGCTTCAAGCCCCGGCCGTTGAAGCGGGAACGCCTTTGCGGATCCGTCTTGCCGCGCCGACCGGTAAAGCAGCGGCGCGCTTGACCGAGTCCATCAGCCTGCAAGTCAAATCACTGGAAGTGGACGACAAGGTCCGGCAAAAAATCCCCAGCGATGTGACCACTGTTCACCGCTTGCTGGGTAGTCGGCCGGGCACCCGGCACTTCCGTCATCACGCGGCTAATCGCCTGCCGCTGGACGTACTGGTGGTCGACGAAGCCTCGATGATCGACTTGGAAATGATGGCCAACCTGCTCGACGCGCTGCCCGCCCATGCGCGACTGGTGCTGCTGGGGGACAAGGACCAGTTGGCGTCAGTTGAAGCCGGTGCCGTGCTGGGGGATTTGTGCCGCGATGCCGAAGCGGGCTGGTACAGCCCGCAAACACGTGAGTGGCTGGAGCACGTCAGCGGTGAAAGCCTGGCTGCCAGTGACTTGCAACAAGACCTGGACGGCTCTCACCCGCTCGCGCAGCAAGTGGTCATGCTCCGCCATTCACGGCGCTTTGGTGAAGGCAGCGGCATCGGCCGGCTCTCGCGGCTGGTCAACCGTCAGCAGTCCGATGAGGCGCGGGCGTTATTGGCAGCCGGCACCCATGACGACCTTTTTGCATTGCCGCTCAAAGATGAGCAAGACCGCGCTTTTGAGCGTCTGGCGCTGGAAGGGCACGGGGCGCAGGCCAAAGGTTACCGACATTATCTTGACGTGTTGCGCGAGCAACGCCCGGCGGCCGGCATGGGGCTTGAAGACCCTGGTTGGGCTGCGTGGGCAGGCAAGGTGCTGGAGGCGTTTGAAGCGTTTCAAGTGCTGTGTGCAGTGCGCAAAGGTCCGTGGGGCGTTGAAGGTTTGAACCAGCGCATCACCCGGGCCTTGTTCGCCCGCAAGTTGATTGACAGCGATCAGCATTGGTACGAAGGGCGCCCGGTGTTGATGACCCGTAATGATTACGGGCTGGGGCTGATGAATGGCGATATAGGTATCGCCCTCAAGCTTCCCGAGCGCGACGGTCAGTCATCAAGACCTGTGTTGCGTGTAGCGTTCGCTCGTAACGACGGGCAGGGCGGCATTCGTTTTGTGTTGCCAAGCCGGCTCAATGATGTCGAGACGGTGTACGCCATGACGGTGCACAAGTCACAGGGTTCCGAGTTTTCCCATACCGCGCTGGTGCTGCCGCAAGCCTTGAATCCGGTATTGACCAAAGAGCTGATTTACACCGGCATTACTCGGGCCAAACACTGGTTCAGCCTGGTCGAGCCGCGTGCCGGCGTATTCGAAGAAGCCGTACAACGCAAGGTTAAGCGCTTGAGCGGGCTGATGCTGGGGCTGGCTTAG
- the recB gene encoding exodeoxyribonuclease V subunit beta encodes MNEQKTPLALAFPLRGSQLIEASAGTGKTFTISALYLRLILGHGAEDSGFGRELLPPQILVVTFTDAATKELRDRIRTRLAEAARFFRDEIEAPDALVAQLRDQFTPGQWAACAGRLDIAAQWMDEAAVSTIHSWCQRMLREHAFDSGSLFTQTLETDHSDLLGEVLRDYWRLFCYPMHGDALNWVRANWSGPAALLPRVRALFASSRAPKNPEQTPASIIEACLLERREALSKLKTPWLQWAQQLREICLQGVAAKAVDGRKMQARYFEPWFEKLSAWAADDSLEQLDLGTGFTRLTPDGFAEAWKGEPPQHPALDAMSGLKAALDALPTPDAAVLEHAAYWVSKRFEEEKRRRAEMGFDDMLLRLDAALQAEGGERLATLIREQFPVALIDEFQDTDPVQYRIFETIYRIEDNSPDTGLFLIGDPKQAIYAFRGADIYTYLRARHATSGRLHTLDTNFRSSHVMVEAVNHVFERAEQRATGRGAFLFRDGLENPVPFVSVKSQGRKEVLQLDGQPVSALTLWQLPSEQPVSGVIYRQQLAAACASQIVELLNGGQQGRCGFAQAGKPLRAVLPADIAILVRDGKEAQAVRRELSARGVRSVYLSDKDSVYAAQEAYDVLAWLKACAEPDVERPLRAALACITLDLPLIELERLNQDELAWESRVMQFRGYRETWRKQGVLAMLRRLLHDFELPQALIARTDGERILTNVLHLSELLQQAAAELDGEQALIRHLAEHLAFSGQAGEEQILRLESDEQLVKVVTIHKSKGLEYPLVFLPFICSTKPVDGSRLPLHYHDGAGNAQVSLKATPELIAQADDERLAEDLRLLYVALTRAQHACWLGVADLKRGNNNRSVLHLSALGYLLGGGAMLVESADLERWLTDLQQDCATIQHLPVPAASEATFYPPLNQASLRKPLLPSRRAAENWWIASYSALRISDSLSPAEAPESALAQKLSDDERLDPDAPREVPLSGGDIHRFPRGPNPGTFLHGLLEWAGSEGFKADPQAIQDTVARRCNRRGWQGWIETLGDWLQHLQDEPLRLNNGQPAVVLSQLSQYQIEMEFWFASHKVDVLQLDKLVRQHTHDGAARAGAEPSLLNGMFKGFIDLTFEHEGRYYVADYKSNWLGADDSAYTEQAMNASILDNRYDLQYVLYLLALHRQLKARLPDYDYDRHMGGALYLFLRGTRSQGQGVFFTRPPRLLIESLDLMFQGKPAAQQAEPAWEQGVLL; translated from the coding sequence ATGAACGAGCAAAAAACACCCCTGGCTCTGGCCTTTCCCCTACGCGGCAGTCAACTGATCGAGGCCAGCGCGGGTACCGGTAAAACCTTCACCATCTCGGCACTCTATCTGCGTTTGATATTGGGTCATGGCGCAGAGGACTCAGGCTTTGGCCGCGAGTTGTTGCCACCGCAAATCCTGGTTGTGACCTTCACCGATGCGGCTACCAAAGAGCTGCGTGATCGTATCCGCACCCGGCTCGCTGAAGCGGCGCGGTTCTTCCGTGACGAGATCGAAGCACCGGATGCCCTGGTGGCACAACTGCGTGACCAGTTCACGCCCGGGCAATGGGCTGCCTGTGCCGGGCGTCTCGATATCGCCGCACAGTGGATGGACGAAGCAGCCGTTTCGACCATCCACAGTTGGTGCCAGCGGATGCTGCGTGAACATGCCTTCGACAGCGGCAGCCTGTTTACCCAAACCCTGGAAACCGACCACAGCGATTTGCTCGGCGAAGTGCTGCGCGATTACTGGCGACTGTTTTGCTACCCCATGCACGGTGACGCCTTGAACTGGGTGCGTGCCAACTGGAGTGGTCCGGCTGCATTGTTACCGCGGGTTCGAGCGTTGTTCGCCAGCTCGCGGGCGCCGAAAAACCCGGAGCAAACCCCGGCCTCGATAATTGAAGCCTGTTTGCTGGAGCGTCGCGAGGCCCTGTCAAAGCTAAAAACGCCCTGGTTGCAATGGGCCCAGCAGCTGCGTGAAATCTGCCTGCAAGGTGTAGCCGCCAAGGCAGTGGACGGCAGGAAAATGCAGGCCCGTTATTTCGAGCCCTGGTTTGAAAAGCTCAGCGCCTGGGCCGCTGACGACTCTCTGGAGCAGCTGGATCTGGGCACAGGGTTCACTCGCCTGACCCCGGATGGCTTCGCAGAAGCCTGGAAAGGCGAGCCTCCGCAGCATCCGGCGCTGGATGCGATGTCCGGCCTGAAAGCTGCACTTGATGCGTTGCCGACCCCGGACGCTGCAGTCCTGGAACACGCCGCCTATTGGGTGAGCAAACGCTTTGAAGAAGAAAAGCGCCGTCGGGCCGAGATGGGCTTCGACGACATGCTGCTCAGGCTCGACGCTGCGCTGCAGGCCGAAGGCGGCGAACGCCTCGCAACCCTGATTCGTGAACAGTTCCCGGTGGCTCTGATTGACGAGTTTCAGGACACCGACCCGGTGCAGTACCGCATCTTTGAGACCATCTACCGGATCGAAGACAACAGCCCCGACACCGGCCTGTTCCTGATCGGCGATCCGAAACAGGCGATCTATGCCTTTCGCGGTGCCGACATCTACACCTACCTGCGTGCCCGGCACGCCACCAGTGGCCGACTGCATACGCTGGACACCAACTTCCGCTCCAGCCATGTGATGGTCGAAGCGGTGAATCATGTATTCGAGCGGGCCGAGCAACGGGCCACCGGGCGGGGTGCATTTTTGTTCCGTGATGGCCTGGAGAATCCGGTGCCCTTCGTGTCGGTCAAATCCCAGGGCCGTAAAGAAGTCCTGCAACTCGATGGCCAGCCTGTCAGCGCGTTGACCCTTTGGCAGTTGCCCTCCGAGCAGCCGGTATCAGGTGTCATTTATCGCCAGCAACTGGCAGCCGCCTGTGCCAGCCAAATTGTTGAACTGCTCAATGGCGGCCAGCAAGGTCGCTGCGGTTTTGCCCAGGCTGGCAAACCCTTGCGTGCTGTATTGCCGGCGGACATTGCCATTTTGGTCCGTGACGGTAAGGAAGCTCAGGCGGTCAGGCGTGAATTATCGGCACGTGGCGTACGTAGCGTTTACCTGTCTGATAAGGATTCGGTCTACGCCGCGCAGGAAGCTTACGATGTATTAGCCTGGCTCAAGGCCTGTGCCGAGCCGGACGTTGAGCGCCCACTGCGGGCGGCACTGGCCTGCATCACGTTGGACCTGCCACTGATTGAACTTGAACGTCTCAACCAGGATGAGCTGGCCTGGGAATCGCGGGTCATGCAGTTTCGTGGCTACCGCGAAACCTGGCGCAAGCAGGGCGTGCTCGCCATGTTGCGCCGCCTGCTGCATGACTTCGAACTGCCGCAGGCGCTGATTGCCCGTACCGATGGCGAGCGGATCCTGACCAACGTCTTGCACCTGTCCGAATTACTGCAACAGGCCGCCGCCGAACTGGATGGCGAACAGGCACTGATCCGCCACCTGGCCGAGCACCTGGCGTTCTCCGGGCAGGCCGGGGAAGAGCAAATCCTGCGCCTTGAGAGTGACGAACAACTGGTCAAGGTGGTGACCATTCACAAGTCCAAAGGCCTGGAATACCCCTTGGTATTCCTGCCATTTATTTGCTCCACCAAACCGGTGGATGGCAGCCGCTTGCCGCTGCACTATCACGATGGTGCGGGTAACGCGCAGGTGAGTTTAAAAGCCACGCCAGAACTGATAGCCCAGGCGGATGACGAGCGTCTGGCCGAGGACCTGCGTCTGCTCTACGTGGCCCTGACCCGGGCACAGCATGCCTGCTGGCTCGGGGTTGCCGACCTCAAGCGCGGCAACAACAATCGCTCGGTCCTGCATCTTTCAGCGTTAGGCTACCTGCTTGGTGGTGGGGCGATGCTGGTCGAATCCGCCGACCTGGAGCGCTGGCTGACAGACCTGCAACAAGACTGCGCCACCATCCAGCACTTGCCGGTGCCAGCAGCCAGCGAGGCGACATTTTATCCACCGCTCAATCAGGCCTCCTTGCGTAAACCGCTGCTGCCGTCACGTCGGGCAGCGGAGAACTGGTGGATCGCGTCCTACAGCGCATTGCGCATCAGTGACAGCCTCAGCCCGGCCGAGGCGCCTGAAAGCGCCCTGGCGCAAAAGCTGTCGGACGATGAGCGGCTAGACCCGGATGCTCCCCGTGAAGTACCGCTCAGCGGCGGCGACATCCACCGCTTTCCCCGTGGCCCCAATCCCGGAACATTCCTCCATGGACTGCTCGAATGGGCAGGCAGCGAAGGTTTCAAGGCCGACCCGCAGGCAATCCAGGATACCGTGGCGCGGCGTTGCAACCGCCGCGGCTGGCAAGGCTGGATCGAGACGTTGGGTGACTGGTTGCAGCATCTGCAGGATGAGCCACTGCGCCTCAATAACGGCCAGCCGGCGGTGGTCCTTAGCCAGTTGAGCCAGTATCAGATCGAAATGGAATTCTGGTTTGCCAGCCACAAAGTTGATGTCCTGCAACTGGACAAGCTGGTGCGTCAGCACACCCACGACGGTGCCGCGCGTGCGGGTGCGGAGCCGAGCTTGCTCAACGGCATGTTCAAAGGCTTTATCGACCTGACGTTCGAGCACGAAGGGCGCTATTACGTGGCGGACTACAAATCCAACTGGCTGGGCGCCGACGACTCGGCCTACACCGAACAAGCGATGAACGCCTCCATTCTGGATAACCGCTACGACCTGCAATACGTGTTGTACCTGCTGGCCTTGCACCGCCAGCTAAAGGCCCGGTTGCCGGATTACGACTATGACCGGCATATGGGCGGTGCGCTGTATCTGTTCTTGCGCGGTACCCGCTCCCAGGGGCAGGGGGTGTTCTTTACTCGTCCGCCCAGACTATTGATCGAAAGCCTGGACCTGATGTTCCAGGGCAAACCTGCGGCACAGCAAGCTGAGCCGGCATGGGAACAGGGAGTGTTGTTATGA